The window CCCATGGCGATCCAGACCCAGGAAGGGGTGTCGGCGTCCAGGATCCACTCGCCCCAGTACTCGTGCCCGATCTCGTGCGAAGTGATATGCTGCCAATGGCGGGGCGATTCGCCGTCGACGTACGTTTCCAAGCCGTGGATGGCGACGAGGCCCGTCGCGACCGGGTAGCCGCCCCAACGGCCGGGCCCGCCGGGAATCATGTTCAGGACCGGAAAAGGATAGAAACCCAGCCATTCTTTATAGAAATGGATCGCGTCGGCCGCCGTCTCCAGGCAGATGGCGGCGGCCTTGGCTCCCTTGTCGGTAAAAAACGCGGTAATCAGGATGCCGTCCACCTCGCGGGACGCGGACTTCAGCCCGGGCGCCAGGAAAAGCCCGAACGTCCGGGCGGCCGAGGCCTCGTAGCGGCCGGTCTTGGGATCGAGGCGCCCGCTGGCCGCCACCGCGGTTCCGGAGGGTGCATCGATCTTCACCGAATAGGCGTCGTGGCCCGCAAGCCCGTCCCACCACAGCCGCGGATACCAGTCACTGCCCGTATACTCGGTCTGCGGCTTCGAGGTCTCCGGCCGCCGACTGAAGGAGACGGCCAGCTCGACCGCCGCGCCGGGGGTCAGCGGCCGGGGAAGCGAAACGATGACCGGGCTCGCATGAGGAGACTCGGATAATCCGTCCGAAGGGAAGATCCGGCTGCCGCCGGCCGAGACTTCGAGCGTCGACTGGGGGCCAACCGCCCAATCGAAGGCGACGACCCCAAGGGATGCGCACCCGGTATTCTTGAGGCGGATGGTTTCGCGCCCCTCCACGGCGCCGGCGGCGACATCGACGCGCGCGTCGATAACATACCGACTGGAGGGCGGGTTCGCGGGAGCGTAAAATGATCCCGCCGGCGCGGAAAGGCTCGCATTCCCGCCGAGCGAGCCCGAAACCAGGGCGGCGGCCAGGATGCCCGCAAGCACGAGAAAAGGCCGTCGTTTCATCCTGAATCTCCCCGTCGGTCGAATATGAATCCACTCGCCGTATATACGCTCTCGGAAGGAAATCCGTTAGCGGGGCCGGGAGAATCCGTCAAGACCCGGGTGAGGGCCCACGCGCCGCCAAATACGATCGGATTCGGTCGACCAGACCGGCGACGTCGAATCGTTCGAAGCATCGGACCGTTCGGCACGTCTTGAAGAGCTTGTCCACACAGCTGATGTTCCGGCAAGGGCTTGCGGCAGTCGTATTCCAGGACGGGGCGTCCTGGTTGGCCGGCAGAAACCCGGGCTGAAAGGAATCGTAGCCCGACATGCGGGCCGGAGTGGCCCCGAAACAGGAGAAAACGGCGGTGCGGTTGCGGAATGGCGCGCCGCCCTCGAACAAATATCGCCGGGCGGCGGCCAGATGGAGAGGCCCCGTGTCGCCGGAGACGAAGGCATCGCAATGGTCGATGATCGCCGCGTAGGCGTCGACGGGCATGTCGGGAGGGATGATCGTCACGCGCGGGCGAAGGCCCGGAGGGAGGGAGTCGCGCAGCCGCTCGCCGATCCCGGCGACTGTGTGTCCGCTGTTCATGAGAACGCGGACCTCGAGGCCGGCCAGGCTCCGCAAGAGCTCACGGAACGCGAGGGGGTGAATCCGCGTATACGGGGAGGCACCGTCCGGATTGCAAAGGATGAGAGGGAGCCCGGCCGGCAAGCCGGCCCGAGCCAGAAAGGCCCGGGCCCGGTCGACCGCCGCCGCCTTGATCGTCAAGCGCACGCCCCGGAAGTCCGTTCGGCGCCGGATCGGAGTGCGCAGGGAGAGGAGCTCCCGGACGAACCAATAAAACTGCCAAATGAAATGATTGATCTTGTGCGGGTCCCTCTCGTTTCGGAGCATGTCGGGGGATCGATCCATGATGTTGAGAATTCGCCCGCCGCCGGGAACGATATCCCGGTTCTTGACGAACGGGCCGAAATTCACGCAGAGGTCATAGCGCTCCCGGCGGACGAGCCCGCGCAAAGCGTCGAGATCGGGCCGGGATATGAACGAGCCGTCCGAGAAGAACGGCAGGACCCGTGTGGCATCGGGATGGCCTTCGATCAAGGGAAAGGCCGTCTTGTTGACGAGGTAATCGATCCGGGCCTGCGGGAAGAAGTCCCGCAGGGCGACCAGCGCCGCCTGGGTCATGACCGCATCCCCGATATGGATGTCGGGGATCACGAGAAACCGATCGAAGGACCGGACGGCGCGGATGGTCCGCCGGCTGCGACGCCGGCCATATGCGGCAAGCCAGGGATTTCCGATCGACAGACGGCCGATCACATCGATGGCGGCGGCTCCCAGGCCGGGGAAAGCTTCCGTCACCCGGCTAGTGCCGTCGAAGAAGGCTTTTTGAAGACGGTTATTCGCGCTGAAGGCCATCTCCTCGCTCGGACCGCATAAAGGCCCCATCTCCCGGCGGCGGCCCTTTTATTTGATTTCGAGGCCCAATTATAGGCCGCGGACGATCCCGCTTTCAACCGTGCTTGCTTTCCTCAGGTCCCGTCAATAAAATCTAAAACAACCATGGACGAAGCCGCGCTCGCCCCGCTCGGCATCCAGTTTCCGTTTTTGGGCTTGGGCTTGCGGGCCGCCGATATCGTCCTGATGTCGTCGCTCCTGTTTTTCACCGTCCTGACCGTCCTGTTCGGCGCCGGAGGACAAAATGCCGGGATCCGGGTCCTGGAGAACGGGGCGGTGGGGCTGGTGTACCTGGCGGCGGTCCATTTCCATCAGCGGGTCTCCGGACGCCGGCTCAAGTTCTGGATCCGCCTGCTCTCCTTCCAGATGATGTTCGCGTATGTTTTTCCCCTGGTTACGCCCTTTCAGCTGATCCTGTCGAAGCATTGGAATGACCCGGCCGTCCTGAGCCTGGAGCAGGCGCTTTTCGGCGTCCAGCCGACGGTCTGGATCCAGAAATTTTTCTCGCCGGGCCTGACGGAATGGCTGATGGCCGCCTATGTCGCTTATCTGCCCCTCTACCC of the Candidatus Aminicenantes bacterium genome contains:
- a CDS encoding phosphatase PAP2 family protein, translated to MDEAALAPLGIQFPFLGLGLRAADIVLMSSLLFFTVLTVLFGAGGQNAGIRVLENGAVGLVYLAAVHFHQRVSGRRLKFWIRLLSFQMMFAYVFPLVTPFQLILSKHWNDPAVLSLEQALFGVQPTVWIQKFFSPGLTEWLMAAYVAYLPLYPILGGILYFKRGELHLEDLVFKLAVANLICDLGFILFPVAGPFYWIPERFTVPLSGHVFTWMGEYIRAHFQAIGSSLPSPHCTVATIMLLTTARAHRPTFCVIAPIIVSVYVSAFYARYHYLSDVLAGIVLGAALFFLLPRLLKARSGRVPC
- a CDS encoding glycosyltransferase family 9 protein; translation: MAFSANNRLQKAFFDGTSRVTEAFPGLGAAAIDVIGRLSIGNPWLAAYGRRRSRRTIRAVRSFDRFLVIPDIHIGDAVMTQAALVALRDFFPQARIDYLVNKTAFPLIEGHPDATRVLPFFSDGSFISRPDLDALRGLVRRERYDLCVNFGPFVKNRDIVPGGGRILNIMDRSPDMLRNERDPHKINHFIWQFYWFVRELLSLRTPIRRRTDFRGVRLTIKAAAVDRARAFLARAGLPAGLPLILCNPDGASPYTRIHPLAFRELLRSLAGLEVRVLMNSGHTVAGIGERLRDSLPPGLRPRVTIIPPDMPVDAYAAIIDHCDAFVSGDTGPLHLAAARRYLFEGGAPFRNRTAVFSCFGATPARMSGYDSFQPGFLPANQDAPSWNTTAASPCRNISCVDKLFKTCRTVRCFERFDVAGLVDRIRSYLAARGPSPGS